The Coffea arabica cultivar ET-39 chromosome 8e, Coffea Arabica ET-39 HiFi, whole genome shotgun sequence genome window below encodes:
- the LOC113703456 gene encoding disease resistance protein RPM1-like, with amino-acid sequence MGQAGSSAYDTVDVLDDFAFRFARGHADGFIGRVGKIYNSIMNLKARHQISLEIKDIKARVVEISARHQRYQSLYGTQEIGSSSSNVANADYDIRDQALLIEEAKLVGIDQPKKELISEVLDDNSHLKVVSVVGMGGLGKTTLVKKVYDDAVVKKQFQSHAWITVSQNFQFNVIIKDLIQQLYEEIRQPVPPQVESMNRVRLSQFVRDFLKERRYILVLDDVWSLDAWEAIKYVLPDYNIASRVVLTTRITDVASASCLASHDFIHKMSPLSYEDSWTLFCNRTFQSNGCPSNLEEVCRKILKKCEGLPLGIVTMGGVLALKDKDKIDEWEMIFRGFGSEVDGSGKLDRIRKILLFSYSDLPHHLKNCLLYLSIYPEDYPIDVQDILGKWIALGFIEEEEGMIATDIAMRYLKELINRSLIQVKKMWADGKLVNCGLHDFLREIIVSKSKEQSFTAIITGYCTRWPDKVRHLAIHNFTGNPPQGFSSLKCLRSVETFGYEDSLTTSLLSKFLCGGPKFLKVLNLASAELDSIPKEVFKLFQLEYLDLSGTRVKIIPKSIGQLQNLEFLNLFGTTITELPVEILKLSKLRTLRVGRAGDYSNNFALWGFKSPDGIGKLTSLESLSCIEANSGKVVREIGKLVQLRQLSITKLRREDGKELVYSLSRLTNLRGLHIGSIKEEETLDLQHSVSPRLGFLIRLSLNGHLERVPEWVISLQSLGTLILQNSELSEDENAIDCLGHLPNLAALSLGRAYEGEALCFKAGTFPKLQMLGLGQLKRLKWVRVEEESMPNLQQFVIVGCKLMEGLPLGLHNLTELKVLGLLDMSDELIHEVQNLDKQSEDYQTISHIPQVGIGRWINGEWKEEFGDSCLREEENAIGSLGQLPNLIQLTLHRAYEGEILCFKVGGFRKLWQLQLVQLKRLKWLTSLETLRIIEANSGKIVREIGKLIQLRQLSITKLRREDGKELLYSLSRLTNLRELIICSIKEEETLDLQHSVSPRLGFLTSLWLTGRLERVPEWVISLQSLRTLALYNSGLSEDENAIDCLGHLPNLADLSLLRAYEGETLCFKAGGFRKLQELRLVQLKRLKWVRVEEESISSLQRFLIAGCKLMEGLPLGLQNLTELKGLGLGDMSDELIHEVQNLDKQSEDYQTISHIPQVCIGHWINGEWKEEFL; translated from the exons ATGGGTCAAGCAGGTTCGAGTGCTTATGATACAGTGGATGTTCTTGATGATTTTGCCTTCCGCTTTGCTCGTGGACATGCGGATGGATTCATTGGCCGTGTTGGAAAGATCTACAACTCAATAATGAATCTGAAAGCCCGCCATCAGATTTCTTTGGAGATAAAAGATATCAAGGCCAGAGTTGTAGAGATTTCTGCAAGGCATCAGAGGTACCAGTCTCTGTATGGTACTCAAGAAATAGGCTCCAGCTCTTCCAATGTGGCAAATGCAGATTATGATATTCGTGATCAGGCACTCCTAATTGAAGAAGCTAAACTTGTTGGCATCGATCAGCCCAAAAAAGAACTCATTTCTGAAGTCCTTGATGACAATTCCCACTTGAAAGTAGTTTCAGTGGTGGGAATGGGGGGACTCGGTAAGACCACCCTGGTGAAAAAGGTCTACGACGATGCTGTTGTGAAGAAACAATTTCAGAGCCATGCCTGGATAACCgtttctcaaaattttcagtTCAATGTCATCATCAAGGACTTGATTCAACAATTGTACGAGGAAATCAGACAGCCGGTGCCTCCGCAAGTGGAATCCATGAATCGTGTTAGACTGAGTCAATTTGTCAGAGACTTCCTCAAAGAAAGAAGGTACATCCTTGTCCTTGATGATGTGTGGAGTCTAGATGCCTGGGAAGCTATCAAATACGTGTTGCCTGACTACAACATCGCTAGTCGTGTTGTATTGACAACACGAATTACCGATGTAGCTTCTGCATCCTGTTTAGCATCCCATGACTTTATCCATAAGATGAGTCCTCTCTCTTATGAAGATTCTTGGACTCTTTTTTGCAATAGAACATTTCAAAGTAATGGTTGCCCTTCAAATCTAGAAGAAGTTTGtagaaaaatactaaaaaaatgtGAGGGCCTACCACTTGGAATTGTAACAATGGGTGGTGTTTTGGCTTTGAAGGACAAGGATAAGATAGATGAATGGGAGATGATTTTTCGTGGCTTTGGCAGTGAGGTAGATGGTAGCGGTAAGCTTGATAGAATTAGAAAGATACTCTTATTTAGCTATAGTGATTTGCCTCACCATCTTAAAAACTGCCTATTATATCTAAGTATCTATCCTGAAGATTATCCAATTGATGTCCAAGACATACTTGGTAAATGGATAGCACTGGGATttatagaagaagaagaaggaatgaTAGCCACTGATATTGCTATGCGATATCTAAAAGAACTCATCAACAGAAGCTTAATTCAAGTTAAAAAAATGTGGGCTGATGGCAAATTGGTGAACTGTGGTCTTCATGATTTTCTGCGTGAAATCATTGTTTCAAAATCTAAAGAGCAGAGCTTCACAGCCATAATCACTGGATATTGCACAAGATGGCCTGACAAAGTTCGACACCTGGCAATCCATAACTTCACTGGTAATCCTCCACAAGGCTTCAGCAGCTTAAAGTGTCTTCGGTCCGTGGAAACATTCGGGTATGAAGATTCTCTCACAACTTCATTGTTGTCCAAGTTTTTATGTGGTGGTCCCAAGTTCCTGAAGGTTTTAAACTTAGCAAGTGCGGAACTGGACAGCATCCCAAAGGAAGTTTTCAAACTATTTCAGCTCGAGTATCTGGATCTAAGTGGCACCAGAGTTAAAATCATTCCAAAATCTATTGGGCAGCTTCAAAACCTAGAATTTTTAAATCTGTTCGGAACCACTATAACGGAGTTGCCTGTGGAAATTCTAAAGCTGAGTAAACTCCGTACCCTTCGCGTAGGCAGAGCGGGTGattattcaaataactttgcactTTGGGGCTTTAAATCTCCGGATGGAATTGGAAAGCTTACTTCCTTGGAGAGCCTTTCATGTATAGAAGCAAACAGTGGTAAAGTAGTAAGGGAGATTGGGAAGCTCGTTCAGTTGCGGCAATTATCCATAACAAAGCTGAGAAGAGAAGATGGAAAGGAGTTGGTCTACTCCCTGTCAAGGCTGACCAACCTTCGAGGGTTACACATCGGGTCCATTAAAGAAGAGGAGACCCTTGATCTCCAACATTCCGTCTCTCCAAGACTTGGATTTCTTATAAGGCTATCGTTGAATGGGCATTTAGAGAGAGTACCAGAATGGGTGATTTCACTTCAATCCTTGGGCACTTTAATCTTGCAGAATAGTGAGTTGAGTGAAGATGAGAATGCAATAGACTGCCTTGGACACTTGCCCAATCTGGCAGCTCTTAGTCTCGGTCGTGCTTATGAAGGGGAGGCATTGTGCTTTAAGGCTGGAACATTCCCAAAACTCCAGATGTTAGGCCTTGGGCAATTAAAAAGACTGAAATGGGTAAGAGTGGAAGAGGAATCGATGCCCAATCTCCAACAGTTTGTTATTGTTGGTTGCAAGCTAATGGAGGGCCTGCCTTTGGGCCTCCACAACTTGACCGAGCTTAAAGTTCTTGGGTTGCTTGATATGTCTGATGAGCTAATCCACGAAGTACAGAATTTGGATAAACAGAGTGAAGATTATCAGACAATTTCTCATATCCCTCAAGTTGGCATTGGACGCTGGATAAATGGTGAATGGAAAGAAGA ATTTGGAGATAGTTGTTTAAGGGAAGAGGAGAATGCAATAGGCAGTCTTGGACAGTTGCCCAATTTGATACAGCTTACTCTCCATCGTGCTTATGAAGGGGAGATATTGTGTTTTAAGGTTGGAGGATTCCGTAAACTCTGGCAATTACAGCTTGTGCAGTTAAAAAGACTGAAATGG CTTACCTCCTTGGAGACTCTAAGAATTATAGAAGCAAACAGTGGTAAAATAGTAAGGGAGATTGGGAAGCTCATTCAGTTGCGGCAATTATCCATCACAAAGTTGAGGAGAGAAGATGGAAAAGAGTTGCTCTACTCCCTGTCAAGGCTGACCAACCTTCGAGAGTTAATCATCTGCTCCATTAAAGAAGAGGAGACCCTTGATCTCCAACATTCCGTCTCTCCAAGACTTGGATTTCTTACAAGTTTGTGGTTGACTGGGCGTTTAGAGAGAGTACCGGAATGGGTAATATCACTTCAATCCTTGCGCACTTTAGCCTTGTACAATAGTGGGTTGAGTGAAGATGAGAATGCAATAGACTGCCTTGGACACTTGCCCAATCTGGCAGACCTTTCTCTCCTTCGTGCTTATGAAGGGGAGACATTGTGCTTTAAGGCTGGAGGATTCCGAAAACTCCAGGAATTAAGGCTTGTGCAATTAAAAAGACTGAAATGGGTAAGAGTGGAAGAGGAATCGATATCCAGTCTCCAACGGTTTCTTATTGCTGGTTGCAAGCTTATGGAGGGCCTGCCTTTGGGCCTCCAAAACTTGACGGAGCTCAAAGGTCTTGGGTTGGGTGATATGTCTGATGAGCTAATCCACGAAGTACAGAATTTGGATAAACAAAGTGAAGATTATCAGACAATTTCTCATATCCCTCAAGTTTGCATTGGACACTGGATAAATGGTGAATGGAAAGAAGAGTTCCTCTAA